The bacterium genome includes a window with the following:
- a CDS encoding PD40 domain-containing protein produces the protein MAKKVIGFVIAIIVILPMLGGTCQSTYIPDRGNSRPYNSHASGAEEATSMVRITSRPSHECSPDISPLGDYIAIESWEAGDFYSKAGDFDIWIVGSDGTGGFSRITNSPTDDFYASWFPDGSRILYTSLSGGYPTIWAKSATGLSGSQKISWTGTYDYTGDINPNCSSIVFSRGEQFIPSPVQICSHFFYPAVPWQKTDETLWLPRIYKMDISGARVTDLGPGFDPQISPDGNKIIYTSFKSGTYDIWMMDINGKVSTQLTTYPGHEIDPCWSPDGKWIAYSKSAPYAADGFTDYRNAEYWNIWIINVETGENFQKTFSQVARDLGPAWGYVKDGEVYRDFIYFHSDRDDFISTGFDIYRINPDMGIGDYDIPDLTSLHGAKAINIDFTESSIRKGAGLEPRVIVLNSTENKGWAKEVGDGLRDRGYNIVEVGNTVTEKNLQFTKIYYRDGFRLEAGVIALKKMTGTQYIYLNDEISDADIVVALGGNKASQKVTDSAK, from the coding sequence ATGGCGAAAAAAGTTATTGGTTTTGTTATCGCAATAATCGTCATATTGCCAATGTTGGGGGGGACATGTCAATCGACTTACATTCCTGACAGAGGCAATTCTAGGCCGTATAATTCACATGCTTCCGGCGCAGAGGAGGCCACTTCTATGGTCAGGATTACGAGCCGCCCATCACATGAGTGTTCACCGGATATATCACCGTTGGGGGATTATATTGCTATTGAAAGCTGGGAAGCCGGTGATTTCTATAGCAAAGCTGGTGATTTCGATATATGGATCGTCGGATCAGATGGCACCGGGGGCTTTTCAAGAATTACTAACAGCCCAACCGATGATTTTTATGCCTCGTGGTTCCCAGATGGTTCTAGAATTCTTTACACGAGTTTAAGCGGGGGATACCCAACTATTTGGGCGAAATCTGCGACTGGTCTCAGTGGTTCACAAAAAATTTCTTGGACTGGAACCTACGATTACACTGGCGATATCAACCCGAATTGCAGTTCAATTGTTTTTTCGCGAGGAGAGCAATTTATTCCATCGCCTGTTCAGATTTGTAGCCATTTTTTTTATCCGGCTGTTCCTTGGCAGAAGACAGATGAAACGCTTTGGTTACCTAGAATTTACAAAATGGACATAAGCGGTGCGCGTGTTACCGATCTTGGCCCAGGATTCGACCCTCAAATATCGCCTGATGGCAATAAAATCATTTATACAAGCTTCAAATCGGGAACTTACGATATCTGGATGATGGACATAAACGGCAAAGTTAGCACTCAATTGACTACTTATCCAGGACACGAAATAGATCCTTGCTGGTCACCCGATGGCAAGTGGATTGCATACTCAAAAAGTGCGCCTTACGCAGCCGATGGCTTCACAGACTACCGTAACGCAGAATACTGGAATATCTGGATAATCAATGTTGAAACAGGTGAAAATTTCCAGAAAACATTCAGTCAGGTTGCACGCGATCTCGGGCCGGCATGGGGTTATGTTAAAGATGGTGAAGTCTATCGAGATTTCATTTACTTCCATTCTGATAGGGATGATTTTATTTCGACAGGTTTCGATATTTATCGTATTAACCCGGACATGGGAATCGGCGATTACGATATACCCGACCTTACAAGTTTACATGGCGCTAAAGCTATAAATATAGACTTTACCGAATCATCGATCAGGAAAGGCGCAGGGCTTGAACCGCGCGTCATAGTCCTGAATTCCACAGAAAACAAAGGATGGGCCAAGGAGGTTGGAGACGGTCTTCGCGATAGGGGGTACAACATTGTCGAAGTTGGTAATACTGTGACGGAGAAAAACCTTCAATTTACGAAGATATACTATCGTGATGGCTTTCGTCTCGAAGCAGGTGTGATT
- the mltG gene encoding endolytic transglycosylase MltG has translation MKRKILPVFAIGFLGILTVAILLFIEIYSVPTGLEYNEPIHITVPKGATISTIAQILQDADLVEEAWKFETAARLFSLDRKIRAGKYKFDEPLSAIDLAKALTTAGYFDIMATFPEGSTIFDIARIAHDSIGIDSLAIVSAAFDSSLMNKYNIHAPSFEGYLYPETYSLPEGETGSALISRMAEHFTKKWDVVMSDRAEELDMSINEVITLASIIEAEARVSWEQTVIASVYHNRLRRGMLLQADPTVIYGLRSFDRTLTTADLDTSSCKYNTYRFTGLPPGAICNPAIEAIFAALWPDSTDYLFFVSNENGTHWFSRNLEEHYAAIRSIRKEGIHGPIPEIYINGEAVQKETPKTTVEH, from the coding sequence TTGAAACGTAAGATATTGCCTGTTTTCGCTATCGGTTTCCTCGGTATATTGACCGTAGCCATCCTTCTTTTCATAGAGATTTATTCGGTGCCAACCGGCCTAGAATACAACGAGCCTATACATATAACCGTACCAAAAGGCGCAACTATTTCGACTATTGCGCAGATATTGCAGGATGCCGATTTAGTTGAAGAAGCATGGAAATTTGAAACGGCGGCGAGATTATTCAGTTTAGATAGGAAAATTCGTGCCGGTAAATATAAATTCGACGAACCCCTCTCGGCAATAGACCTAGCCAAAGCTTTAACTACCGCTGGTTATTTCGATATTATGGCTACTTTTCCAGAAGGTTCGACTATTTTCGATATTGCTCGTATTGCTCATGATAGTATCGGCATAGACTCTTTAGCGATTGTATCTGCTGCTTTCGATAGTTCTCTTATGAATAAATATAATATCCACGCTCCAAGTTTCGAGGGTTATCTATATCCAGAAACATATAGTCTTCCGGAGGGCGAAACAGGTTCCGCGCTGATCTCTCGCATGGCAGAACATTTTACAAAGAAATGGGATGTCGTGATGTCGGATCGCGCGGAAGAATTGGATATGAGTATAAACGAAGTAATAACACTTGCTAGCATAATCGAGGCTGAAGCGAGAGTTTCATGGGAGCAGACGGTGATAGCTAGTGTTTATCATAATCGCCTAAGGCGCGGGATGTTGCTACAAGCCGACCCGACCGTTATATATGGGCTTAGGAGCTTCGACAGAACTCTTACTACAGCCGATCTCGATACTTCATCATGCAAATACAACACTTATCGTTTTACCGGACTTCCTCCCGGAGCAATTTGCAATCCGGCCATAGAAGCTATCTTTGCGGCTCTCTGGCCTGATTCAACCGATTATCTTTTCTTTGTATCTAACGAAAACGGCACTCACTGGTTCAGCCGTAATCTGGAGGAGCATTATGCGGCGATTAGATCTATTCGCAAGGAGGGGATTCACGGCCCGATACCAGAGATTTATATTAATGGCGAAGCAGTGCAAAAAGAAACTCCAAAGACCACTGTGGAGCACTAG
- the ruvX gene encoding Holliday junction resolvase RuvX: MGRYLGIDYGLVRVGLALSDPLAIIAQPWQTIKNEGLDSLASRICSIIEENDISDLVFGKPLHLSGDEGILCVQITTLSNKIAERKPRVGLHFQDERFTSVEATRAIHATGGKPSYEKGRVDAVAASLILSTFLDSISKGEALET, translated from the coding sequence GTGGGGCGCTATTTAGGCATAGATTATGGTCTCGTCCGTGTAGGACTTGCTCTTTCAGACCCTTTGGCGATTATTGCACAACCCTGGCAGACTATCAAAAACGAAGGTCTTGATTCACTTGCATCGCGAATTTGTTCGATTATAGAAGAAAATGACATCAGCGATCTCGTTTTCGGCAAACCACTTCATTTATCTGGAGATGAAGGTATATTGTGTGTGCAAATAACGACATTATCGAATAAAATTGCCGAGCGCAAACCTAGAGTTGGACTTCATTTTCAAGATGAGCGTTTTACGAGCGTCGAAGCTACTCGGGCTATACATGCCACCGGCGGTAAACCTAGTTATGAAAAAGGCAGAGTCGATGCTGTTGCTGCTTCGCTTATATTAAGCACTTTTCTTGATTCAATAAGTAAGGGAGAAGCTCTTGAAACGTAA
- a CDS encoding glycosyltransferase family 4 protein has translation MGKNILIINWQDITNPFFGGAEVHLHEIYGRLARDYGYSVSLLCTSYPGAKHQDSLDGIRVIRSEGNRNTFDRRVKSEYLRLLSSGEKFDLIIEDMNKMPFMSAKWAKCPVLVQVHHFFGKTIWKEFPWYLFPFPLYVLWGESKALRLYRNKGLPIISVSESTAEDLVNSGIKREEIDIIYNGIRQEVFFPDASIPEFENPTIVYLGRIKTYKRVDVLIKAMPAIKERIPNVKLIIIGSGDGLPALRKLVDLLSLSEGTVKFAGFVSEEEKVEYLRKAWVAVNTSPKEGWGIVGMEAQACGTPVVVSDAPGLRESVLEGETGFLFEFGNEASLTEKVTNLLQNHELRLNMGAKAVEWARKFTWDNAAEETDALIQRIIVSNS, from the coding sequence TTGGGCAAGAATATATTAATAATTAATTGGCAAGATATTACGAATCCGTTTTTTGGAGGAGCCGAGGTGCATCTTCATGAGATTTACGGTCGTCTTGCCCGTGATTATGGATATAGTGTTTCTTTGCTTTGCACTTCGTATCCCGGTGCCAAGCATCAGGATAGTCTCGATGGGATTCGAGTGATCCGAAGTGAGGGTAATCGCAACACTTTTGACAGACGGGTCAAGTCTGAATATTTACGCTTGCTGAGCTCTGGCGAGAAATTCGATCTCATCATAGAAGACATGAATAAAATGCCTTTTATGTCAGCAAAATGGGCTAAATGTCCAGTGCTAGTCCAGGTGCATCATTTCTTTGGCAAGACCATTTGGAAAGAATTCCCCTGGTATCTATTTCCGTTTCCTCTGTATGTTCTATGGGGTGAGAGCAAGGCCCTAAGATTATATAGAAACAAAGGATTACCAATAATCTCCGTCTCCGAATCAACTGCTGAAGACCTAGTAAATTCAGGTATCAAGCGCGAGGAAATAGATATTATTTATAACGGTATTCGCCAGGAAGTTTTTTTCCCTGACGCTTCTATTCCTGAATTTGAGAATCCCACAATTGTTTATTTGGGACGGATAAAAACGTATAAGCGTGTCGATGTGCTAATAAAGGCCATGCCGGCAATTAAAGAACGAATTCCCAACGTGAAACTAATTATTATAGGTTCCGGTGACGGTCTTCCGGCTTTGCGAAAACTAGTGGACTTGCTTTCACTTTCCGAGGGGACAGTTAAGTTTGCTGGTTTCGTTAGCGAAGAGGAAAAGGTCGAATATCTTCGAAAGGCCTGGGTAGCCGTGAATACAAGCCCAAAAGAAGGTTGGGGTATTGTCGGTATGGAGGCACAGGCCTGCGGGACGCCAGTCGTTGTTTCTGATGCTCCCGGATTGCGTGAATCGGTTCTAGAAGGTGAAACCGGTTTCCTTTTCGAATTCGGCAATGAAGCTTCTCTTACTGAAAAAGTAACCAATCTTCTTCAGAATCACGAATTAAGGCTAAATATGGGCGCAAAGGCTGTGGAATGGGCCAGGAAATTCACTTGGGATAATGCTGCTGAGGAAACAGATGCCTTAATACAGAGAATTATAGTGAGTAATTCCTAG
- a CDS encoding DUF2723 domain-containing protein, producing MPQVNSIVLTHIIVWLISGAITGILAAIVARGKGQSALKWFFMGVIAPFVSLIGVAITEKTEGNDFRLTDRAYKVMRRWYAVLISFVVFIVYAQTAQPTVPFWDCGEFIACSFSLSVPHPPGATLFLLLGRIVSLLPLDFLAPLWGLEELTVAHKLNLMSGFFNATTIGVIFMIISRAAEKFFLKANSASEYAIVLVSGLVGGLLAAFSSTYWGNAVEAEVYGPAMFITALVLYVAMLWYEKRDKPDSDRYLVFIAYMLYLGISIHLTVMIMLPPVFLFVVFSSVRKRRDPIFWFTWILLFTVATTFKIFLGMSIVGLAVLLLGFIIAGTMKHRSLKAERATRSFGIGFVTILVCVIAFGISTYTLIRSQLNPPIDENNPETVEGFADYMDRKQYGQESMWESMFNRKGTWVNQIGVHPRMGFWGFFEKQWSTPLTSLRGTIPFFISLLGLFIFFPKHKQFWLLLFLALLVSTLGLIIYINFSDGTQGIKLEVRDRDYFFTPGYMFFSAWIGLGLAALLAMFNKLRRSVKLPASLTLILCSILTLLPAIPLKANWFTHDRSKNYIPHDYAFNILNSCDKNSILYTNGDNDTFPLWFLQVVKGERADVCIANLSLLNTNWYIKQLKTRNYYKYTGTSSSGGKITGTMEAESSLDLNRKLSSRNITLVSSELTKRINQFGHDFVPIKMTDDQIDLLRAYRTSDGSVVRVQDIMVKHLIDHTQVTVTQDTIGEKIDTNYVFTPPIYFAVTVSPDNKLNYGPYLRMEGLAYRLTGQKGDRQVEPEIMRDYLFDTYFFRGLKDDKIYKDENSAKLLQNYTTAFMTLALDLRAKGRMDESKEVMEGAIDMLPYDWRIAMFAADIFADVGNWERFDELLETSLQEDPTNIRLIRLFADLCYQYGDTSRTLDIIEKGRIKNPEDDVLFKSQLGYLYSFGETGKFNEEITAWHEKHPDDEKIKSYFESIQKTQPSKSKMIVKPGTKSTEEVATEKETQTLPSGRE from the coding sequence ATGCCACAAGTGAATAGTATAGTTTTAACCCATATTATCGTATGGCTTATTTCGGGTGCGATTACTGGAATACTAGCTGCGATAGTTGCTAGAGGTAAGGGACAGAGCGCACTTAAATGGTTTTTCATGGGAGTAATTGCGCCATTTGTGTCTTTGATCGGTGTCGCTATTACGGAGAAAACTGAAGGAAACGACTTTCGTTTAACCGATAGAGCATATAAGGTAATGCGAAGATGGTATGCGGTTCTGATTTCTTTTGTAGTTTTCATCGTTTATGCGCAGACAGCTCAGCCGACAGTTCCGTTCTGGGATTGCGGTGAGTTTATTGCCTGTAGTTTCAGCTTGAGTGTGCCGCATCCACCAGGAGCGACACTATTTCTGCTTCTAGGAAGAATTGTTAGTTTGCTTCCTCTCGATTTCCTTGCACCTTTATGGGGTCTTGAAGAGCTCACAGTTGCGCATAAGTTGAACCTTATGAGCGGTTTCTTCAATGCGACAACTATTGGCGTTATTTTCATGATTATCTCGCGTGCGGCGGAGAAATTCTTCCTTAAAGCAAATTCTGCTTCGGAATATGCCATAGTGCTTGTTTCAGGACTCGTTGGAGGATTGCTTGCGGCCTTTTCCTCGACCTACTGGGGAAATGCAGTCGAGGCCGAGGTTTACGGCCCGGCCATGTTCATTACTGCCTTAGTACTATATGTTGCCATGTTGTGGTATGAAAAGCGCGATAAACCGGACAGCGACAGATATCTCGTATTTATAGCCTATATGTTATATCTAGGAATATCGATTCACTTAACAGTGATGATAATGCTACCACCAGTATTCCTATTTGTTGTATTCTCGAGTGTCCGGAAAAGAAGGGATCCAATATTCTGGTTCACCTGGATATTGCTTTTCACAGTTGCAACGACATTTAAAATATTTCTTGGAATGTCGATAGTGGGACTTGCCGTTCTTCTTCTCGGTTTTATAATCGCAGGAACCATGAAACATAGGAGTCTTAAGGCAGAGAGAGCCACACGCAGTTTCGGTATAGGTTTTGTTACCATTCTCGTTTGCGTAATAGCATTTGGGATAAGCACCTACACGCTGATTCGTTCGCAACTTAACCCGCCTATTGACGAAAATAATCCGGAGACTGTAGAAGGTTTCGCGGATTATATGGATAGAAAACAATACGGACAGGAGTCCATGTGGGAATCCATGTTCAATCGTAAGGGGACGTGGGTTAATCAGATTGGCGTTCATCCAAGAATGGGTTTTTGGGGCTTTTTCGAAAAACAATGGTCAACGCCACTTACTAGTCTTAGGGGTACGATTCCTTTCTTTATTTCGTTGCTTGGGCTTTTCATCTTTTTCCCAAAGCACAAACAATTCTGGTTGCTTTTATTCTTGGCGCTCCTTGTGAGCACTTTAGGGTTGATAATATATATCAACTTCTCTGACGGTACCCAGGGGATTAAGTTAGAGGTTCGTGATCGCGATTATTTCTTTACCCCTGGATATATGTTTTTCTCTGCGTGGATAGGTTTGGGATTAGCTGCATTGCTTGCTATGTTTAATAAGCTTAGACGTTCTGTCAAGCTTCCTGCTTCATTGACGCTTATACTTTGTTCTATTCTCACGCTTCTTCCAGCGATTCCATTAAAAGCTAACTGGTTTACCCATGATCGGAGTAAAAACTACATTCCGCATGACTATGCTTTTAACATTTTAAATTCATGCGATAAAAACAGCATTCTTTACACAAACGGTGATAATGACACATTCCCATTGTGGTTCCTCCAAGTTGTGAAGGGCGAAAGAGCTGATGTCTGTATTGCTAATCTTTCCTTGCTTAATACAAATTGGTATATCAAGCAATTGAAGACGAGAAACTATTACAAATATACAGGTACCAGTTCTTCAGGAGGAAAAATCACAGGGACTATGGAAGCGGAATCCTCGCTGGATTTGAATCGTAAACTCAGTTCTAGGAATATTACTCTAGTATCCTCCGAATTAACGAAAAGAATTAACCAATTTGGTCATGATTTCGTTCCAATAAAGATGACGGATGACCAGATAGATTTACTTCGCGCCTATAGAACCTCGGATGGTTCAGTTGTTCGCGTTCAAGATATAATGGTGAAGCATCTCATCGACCATACACAGGTTACTGTTACTCAAGATACTATTGGCGAAAAAATCGATACTAATTATGTTTTCACACCACCGATTTATTTTGCTGTTACAGTATCTCCTGATAACAAGCTTAATTATGGCCCTTATTTAAGAATGGAAGGGCTTGCATATCGCCTTACTGGTCAGAAAGGTGATAGACAAGTCGAACCTGAAATTATGCGGGATTATCTTTTCGATACTTATTTTTTCCGAGGCTTGAAAGATGATAAAATATATAAGGATGAGAATTCCGCGAAGCTTCTTCAAAACTACACTACGGCTTTCATGACTTTGGCGTTAGACCTAAGAGCAAAAGGTAGAATGGACGAGTCGAAAGAGGTCATGGAAGGTGCAATCGATATGTTGCCTTACGACTGGCGTATTGCAATGTTTGCGGCAGATATCTTCGCAGATGTAGGGAATTGGGAAAGATTTGATGAGCTTCTAGAAACAAGTCTTCAAGAAGATCCTACAAATATTCGTCTAATTCGGCTTTTCGCCGACTTATGTTACCAATACGGTGACACAAGTCGCACACTCGATATTATAGAAAAAGGCCGCATCAAGAACCCAGAGGACGATGTTCTCTTTAAATCGCAACTGGGTTATCTCTACTCATTTGGCGAGACCGGAAAATTCAATGAAGAGATAACGGCATGGCATGAAAAGCATCCTGATGACGAGAAGATTAAATCCTATTTTGAGTCTATTCAAAAGACGCAGCCTTCAAAGTCAAAGATGATTGTTAAGCCCGGCACGAAATCGACCGAAGAGGTAGCAACAGAAAAGGAGACTCAGACGCTTCCAAGTGGAAGAGAGTAA
- a CDS encoding metallophosphoesterase family protein gives MKIAIISDIHSNLEALKAVLDYIEGFSVDSIFCAGDIVGYGADPVECVEIIKKRADLVVAGNHDYGVVGKTDISKFKQSARSAIEWTSAQLDLNQKKWLASLDLVKNDNNIKIVHSSPLSPESWHYIRLNSSITAQFEAFSERVCFVGHSHKPGIWCSSGDRIECGSSYVLSGLSGYRYIVNVGSVGQPRDGDSRACIVIFDDESMMVEFHRVDYDIDSAANKIISANLPEQLASRLYKGR, from the coding sequence ATGAAAATAGCAATCATTAGCGATATTCATTCAAATTTGGAAGCGTTAAAGGCAGTATTAGATTATATCGAAGGTTTTTCGGTGGATTCGATATTTTGCGCAGGAGATATTGTAGGATATGGTGCCGACCCTGTGGAGTGTGTTGAAATTATTAAGAAGCGCGCCGATTTGGTGGTTGCTGGTAACCATGATTATGGTGTTGTTGGAAAAACCGATATTTCAAAATTCAAACAGAGCGCGCGTTCTGCCATAGAATGGACATCGGCACAATTGGATTTAAATCAAAAAAAATGGTTGGCTTCGCTTGATCTAGTGAAAAATGATAATAATATAAAAATTGTCCATAGTTCTCCGCTTTCACCCGAAAGCTGGCATTATATTCGCTTGAATTCCAGCATAACTGCTCAATTCGAAGCATTTTCTGAAAGAGTGTGTTTTGTTGGGCATAGCCATAAACCTGGCATATGGTGTTCTTCTGGTGATCGGATAGAATGCGGTTCTTCATATGTTTTGTCCGGTTTAAGTGGTTATAGATATATTGTCAATGTTGGGAGCGTTGGTCAGCCGCGAGATGGCGATTCGCGTGCTTGTATTGTTATTTTCGATGATGAATCGATGATGGTCGAGTTCCATCGCGTAGATTACGACATCGATTCAGCAGCGAATAAGATAATTTCGGCAAATTTGCCAGAACAACTGGCATCGCGGTTATATAAAGGTCGTTAA
- the nusB gene encoding transcription antitermination factor NusB, which yields MGARREARIAILMALYSIEVAGKKNISQLEEEIVEFHEVPKTSKLFYNSILEEIVKNIEDINNIINERAENWALERIAIVDKNILRIGVAEFLYFPDIPPKTTINECIELAKQFGTSESARFVNGLLDGILRHLDIDKREQIESEKE from the coding sequence ATGGGAGCACGTCGAGAAGCTAGGATTGCTATACTGATGGCACTTTATTCGATTGAAGTGGCCGGGAAAAAGAATATCTCTCAACTTGAAGAGGAAATAGTGGAATTTCACGAGGTTCCAAAAACTTCTAAGTTGTTTTATAATAGCATATTAGAAGAAATAGTTAAAAATATAGAAGATATAAATAATATAATTAACGAGAGAGCAGAGAATTGGGCGCTCGAAAGGATAGCAATAGTCGATAAAAATATTCTCAGAATTGGCGTTGCTGAATTCCTGTATTTTCCTGACATACCTCCTAAAACGACTATTAACGAGTGTATCGAGCTTGCAAAACAGTTTGGAACTTCAGAGTCTGCGCGTTTCGTTAATGGCCTTCTCGATGGAATACTGCGGCACCTCGATATAGATAAGAGAGAGCAGATCGAGAGCGAAAAGGAATAA
- a CDS encoding 6,7-dimethyl-8-ribityllumazine synthase has translation MSVVEGKYIVKNAAKFAIVAGRFNDFIVEKLIAGSIDCLCRHGVNDTAIDIFRVPGAFEIPALASKIARKGEYSAIICLGAVIRGETPHFDFVASEVSKGIANLSMQISIPIIYGVLTTDSVDQAMDRSGVKAGNKGFVAALDALEMADLYSTLEGKKT, from the coding sequence ATGAGTGTTGTTGAAGGGAAATACATTGTCAAGAATGCTGCTAAATTTGCTATTGTCGCGGGCAGGTTCAACGATTTTATCGTAGAAAAATTGATAGCAGGTTCTATAGATTGTCTTTGCCGCCATGGTGTCAATGACACGGCCATAGATATATTTCGTGTTCCAGGGGCTTTCGAGATTCCTGCTCTTGCCAGCAAAATTGCTCGAAAAGGAGAATATTCAGCTATAATCTGCCTAGGTGCTGTTATCCGTGGTGAAACTCCACATTTCGATTTTGTTGCTTCCGAGGTTTCCAAGGGTATCGCTAATCTTTCTATGCAGATTTCGATTCCCATTATTTATGGTGTTTTAACAACGGATAGCGTCGATCAGGCTATGGATCGTTCTGGTGTGAAAGCAGGGAATAAAGGCTTTGTTGCAGCACTCGATGCTCTTGAGATGGCAGATCTTTATTCAACTTTAGAAGGGAAGAAAACTTAA
- a CDS encoding bifunctional 3,4-dihydroxy-2-butanone-4-phosphate synthase/GTP cyclohydrolase II, which produces MKFDDVKTAIDRIAEGGIIIVVDDADRENEGDFVAAAEKATSEMVNFLTRYGRGMVCAPAVSERLESLGLDMMVNKNTALHGTPFTVTIDYKDGTTTGISAPDRAATLRALADQRIDSDKFSRPGHIFPLKATDGGVLRRAGHTEASVDLCRLANLYPVGVICEIMSSDGTMARVPELVKIASQYKLPIITIEDLIEYRRKNEKLVRHVTSADFPTKYGSFQIHLYESLLDGRQHIALVKGKIDSKQNILVRVHDECLTGDVFGSRRCDCGDQLTTAMKMIEQEDQGALLYMRQEGRGIGIGKKLQAYHIQDLGFDTVEANCRLGFPPDLRDYGIGAQILADLGITTIRLLTNNPRKIVGLEGYGLSIVERVPIEIQPNSDNIKYLTTKRERMGHLLDFDEKLSSENKRKRSNDECC; this is translated from the coding sequence ATAAAATTCGACGATGTGAAAACGGCTATCGACAGGATAGCCGAAGGGGGCATTATCATTGTTGTGGATGATGCCGACCGTGAGAACGAAGGCGATTTTGTTGCTGCTGCCGAGAAAGCGACTTCTGAGATGGTTAATTTTCTCACTCGATATGGTCGCGGAATGGTCTGTGCCCCAGCGGTTTCCGAGCGTTTGGAAAGTCTCGGTCTAGACATGATGGTAAATAAGAACACCGCTTTACATGGAACGCCATTTACTGTTACGATAGACTATAAAGATGGCACAACGACGGGTATTTCAGCACCCGATCGAGCGGCGACACTTCGTGCGCTTGCAGATCAGCGCATTGATTCGGATAAATTTTCTCGACCCGGACATATATTTCCCCTCAAAGCCACTGATGGTGGTGTTCTTCGTAGAGCTGGCCATACAGAGGCTTCTGTCGATCTTTGCAGGCTAGCAAACCTTTATCCAGTTGGTGTGATATGTGAGATTATGTCCTCAGATGGCACCATGGCGCGTGTTCCAGAGCTTGTAAAGATAGCATCGCAATATAAGCTTCCGATTATTACGATCGAGGACCTAATCGAGTATAGACGCAAAAACGAAAAACTCGTTCGCCACGTAACTTCTGCTGATTTCCCAACGAAATATGGTAGTTTTCAAATCCATCTATACGAATCCCTTCTCGATGGCCGTCAACATATAGCCCTCGTTAAGGGCAAGATTGATAGTAAGCAGAATATTCTTGTTCGTGTCCACGATGAATGTCTCACCGGCGACGTTTTCGGAAGCCGAAGATGCGATTGTGGTGACCAACTCACTACCGCTATGAAGATGATAGAACAAGAGGATCAAGGTGCGCTTCTCTATATGCGTCAGGAAGGACGAGGAATTGGCATCGGGAAAAAATTGCAAGCCTACCATATTCAGGATCTTGGTTTTGATACTGTCGAAGCAAATTGTAGGCTCGGTTTCCCACCAGACCTTCGCGATTATGGTATTGGAGCACAAATATTGGCGGATCTTGGTATAACGACTATTCGTCTTTTGACAAATAATCCTCGCAAAATAGTTGGTCTTGAGGGTTATGGTCTTTCGATAGTGGAGCGAGTGCCGATAGAGATACAACCAAATTCTGATAATATCAAATATCTTACAACAAAAAGAGAGAGAATGGGACATCTTCTGGATTTTGACGAAAAGCTGTCTTCTGAGAATAAACGCAAAAGGAGTAATGATGAGTGTTGTTGA
- a CDS encoding riboflavin synthase: MSDLFTGIIERIGVIKKIERKSQTLKITLEANFASPIKVGESISSDGICLTVNAVTSGFFSADVSEETYRVTNLRNALLGKEVNLERALPADGRFGGHFVQGHIDCLGRVIKVVKKAGFAELSVSYPKKYDGLVSRKGSIAVDGVSLTIADKRVGGFSVAVIPETLNSTIIKDYLSGRNVNLEFDILAKYLENLIKAR; the protein is encoded by the coding sequence TTGAGTGATTTGTTCACTGGTATTATTGAGAGAATCGGTGTTATAAAAAAGATTGAAAGGAAAAGCCAAACTCTTAAAATTACCCTTGAAGCGAATTTCGCTTCGCCGATCAAGGTTGGAGAAAGCATATCTTCAGATGGAATATGCCTTACGGTCAATGCGGTGACATCGGGTTTTTTTTCTGCCGATGTTTCCGAGGAGACCTATAGGGTTACAAATCTCCGGAATGCTCTTCTTGGCAAGGAGGTTAACCTTGAACGCGCATTACCGGCTGATGGCCGTTTTGGGGGGCATTTTGTTCAGGGGCATATTGATTGTTTAGGTAGAGTCATTAAAGTTGTTAAAAAGGCGGGTTTTGCAGAATTAAGTGTATCTTATCCTAAGAAGTATGATGGGTTGGTTAGTAGAAAAGGTTCTATTGCTGTTGATGGAGTGAGTCTGACTATTGCCGACAAGAGAGTTGGAGGATTTTCAGTTGCAGTTATTCCTGAAACGCTAAACTCTACCATTATCAAGGATTATTTATCGGGTAGGAATGTAAATTTGGAGTTCGATATTTTAGCTAAATATTTAGAGAATCTAATAAAGGCAAGATAA